The DNA segment ATCAGATTAGATCGAATTAGGAGGACAAAATAAATGCGTACAACATTCATGGCTAAAGGTCACGAAGTAGAGCGTAAGTGGTTAGTAGTAGACGCTGAAGGACAAATTCTTGGTCGTTTAGCATCTGAAGTAGCTGCAGCTTTACGTGGCAAAAATAAACCAACTTTCACACCAAACGTTGACACAGGTGATCACGTGATCATCATCAACGCTGAAAAAATCGAATTGACTGGTAAGAAATTGAAAGACAAAATTTACTACCGTCATACA comes from the Paenisporosarcina antarctica genome and includes:
- the rplM gene encoding 50S ribosomal protein L13 codes for the protein MRTTFMAKGHEVERKWLVVDAEGQILGRLASEVAAALRGKNKPTFTPNVDTGDHVIIINAEKIELTGKKLKDKIYYRHTLHPGGLKKRTALEMRTNYPTRMLELAIKGMLPKNSLGRQTFTKLHVYAGAEHPHAAQLPEVMEIRG